From Pseudoramibacter sp.:
TCTGCAATACTTATTCTTGTATCTGTTGTAAATTTTTTCCTAAGTTGTTAAGTATCCCATTAATATAACGATATGATTTTTCATCACAATATTTTTTTGCAATTTCAACTGCTTCATTCACTGCAACTTCAATGGGCAAATCTAAATACATCATTTCTGCCGCACCAATACGCATAACAGCAATTTCTGCATTGGGTATACGATCAAAGCGCCAGTCTTTTTTTAGATACTTTCCTATTTCTCGATCTATGCTCTGTAAATGATTGATAACTGTTTCTACAAGCAAACGGGCATATCCATATTTATCACTTGAAATTATTCCCTCTTCCGAATTTTCAAGCTGCTCAAATCCTGCTCCATTATTCAATGTTGCTAAAACCTTATCTTTTATTTGAGACATATCATCTGCTTCAAAACCAATTTGAAAAATTGCGCGATAAGCTAATTCTCTTTCAAATTTTCTTTTCTGTTTATTCATTTTTCTCCGTTAAAAAAGCCGCTGTAACAGCGGCTTAATGTAATTTTATTAATATTTTCCGCATCCTTTAACCAGAATATTAACCTGAGAAACTGGTTTTCCTGCCATAATTTCCACAGATTCTTTCACTTTTTTTTGAACTTCTTCGCAAACTTCCGGAATTTTGATGCCGAGACTCGTAATAACGTGAAGATCTATTTGATAGCCCTCTTCTTTTTCAATTACCTTAACGCCTTTAGAAACAGCAGATGGATAAATAGCATCAAGTATTTCATCTGAAAGGCGCATAAACATCTTTTCTATTCCATCAATTCCTAAAGCTGCCATACTGGCTATTGAACATATCATTTCATTTGATACGTCATTCGAGGCCATATTCATATTTTCTTCCATCTTCACACCTCTTCTTAATGATTGTGTCCATCATGATCTTGAAGCTTATTAAGTGTCGCCTTATCTAAGTGAAATTTTTCACCGCATTCAGGACAAATAACTTGATCTGAAGCAAAATCTTGAAAACCAGCAATGAAGGTATGATCACAATTCTGACATGTCACTTCATAATAATCATCATCTGATTCAGCGCGTGACATTGTTTCAATATCACGTTCTAATGTATCAACGCGTTGTTCTAATTCATCAATACGATCAACCAGATTTTGAAATTTGATATCTTTGTTGTTATCTGCCATCAAACACGTTCCATATATTCGCCTGTACGCGTATCAACGCGAATAGTATCGCCTTCATTTACAAACAAAGGAACTGTGATCTGCGCTCCTGTTTCAACAGTACATGGTTTATTTGCGCCTGTTGCCGTATCGCCTTTGAACCCTGGTTCAGTTTGCGTAACTTTTAATGTAACAAAGTTAGGTGCCTTAACTTCAAACGGTTCACCCTTGAAAAACCGAATGGTTGCATTATCGTTTTCTTTCAGATATTGCAGCGCATCTTTCACTTTTTCATATTCAATAGGAATCTGTTCGTATGTTTCTAAATCCATAAAATAATAAAGATCCCCATCTGCATATAAATACTGCATTTCTTTTGTATCAATATGCGCTCTTTCGAATTTTTCATTTGGTGAGAAAGTTGTTTCAGTTACTGCCCCTGTAATGACATTGCGGATTTTCGTTCGGACAAAAGCAGCTCCCTTTCCAGGCTTAACATGCTGAAATTCGACAACAACATACACTTGGCCGTCCATTACAAATGTAATACCTTTTTTAAACTCTCCTGCTGAAATCATATGATTATACCTCCATTATTAAATAAAAAACATTTATATTTCACACTTAATTTATCTAGCAATTATTAAGTATGATATCATACTTAATATTTTTCTTCAATTGGGATTTATGCTCTTACACACTAAACCCCTGTTAAGGTTTGCGAGATCATGAATAATTCGTAGAACATTGAATGAATTGCATTCAGCAATATCCGTGATATCTTCAACCTGATCCCAACCACATTCACAAATGAGATAACCCTCATTTTGCAAATATTTGCTTGCATTATTAAAAATTTTTTTATAGAAGCAGAGTCCGCTCTCTCCTCCGTCCAGTGCTAAACGCGGTTCATAATCTTTTACATCTTCTGATAATTCTTTAATCATCTGAGTCGGAATATAAGGTGGATTTGTTACAATAATATCAAAACGGTCTGAAATATTTTGAAATAAATCGCTTTGAAGAAAAGTTATATTGACTTTATTTCTTTTAGCGTTTTGCTTTGCAATATTTATTGCCTTTTCTGACAGATCACTTCCTGTCACCACTGCCTTTTTTTCATATTTTGCAAGTGCAATTCCAATTGCACCAGAACCGCAGCACAAATCAAGAATATTTATCTTTTTCTGAGGCATGTTTTGCATGATCGAAAGCACCTCTTCCACAATATTTTCTGTATCTGGACGAGGGATCAAAACATCGGGGGTAACAAGAAAATCAAGTCCCATAAATTCTTTATGTCCTACAATTTGAGCGTAAGGTTTATGCTGACTCCTTTGCTCAATAAATCGAACAAACCTCGATTTTTGAGATGCTGTAACAATATGTTCTGATTTGACCAATAGTTGTACACGATCTATTCCTAATACATTTGACAGCAAAAGCTCAGCTTCAAAACGAGGGTTTGATATGCCATGCTGTTTTAAGTAATAAGTCCCCCAAGTAAGTACACTTTGAAATGTTTCTTGTTTCATTTTTATAATAAGCAAAAAAATAAGTCGGCATGCCGACTTATTTTTCTTCACTGTTCAAAACTTTAGCATATTTCTTCTTGAATCTTTCAACGCGTCCGCCAGAATCAACTAATTTCTGCTTACCTGTATAAAATGGATGGCAAGCTGAGCAAATTTCAACTCGTAATTCCGGTTTTGTGGACCCTGTTTCAAAAGTATTCCCACAAGCGCATTTTACAATGGCTTTACCGTATTTTGGGTGGATGCCTTCTTTCACCGTATTCACCTCTTTCTTATCCCAATATATGTGCTCGAACTTTAATTTAAAATTCAACTTATTCAGTATATCAAAATAATAACTGAATTGCAAACACTATTTTACTTATTTAGACATTATTCATTGCCTGCGAAGCATGATGGAACTGTGTACGCCGAAAGGACTGTGCAAACTCATATGCTGCCACACCTTTATCCACAAGAGAGACAATCCAGCTTTCCGCATAGCGCGGAGGTGTAATTGTTACTGGAAACATATGCCGCAATATCATATTTTCTTCTTTTTTATTAAGATGATAGTCTGCTTCAGCATTCTTCAAGGCCCTTTTAGGGTGTGCAACTGCATGCATATTTCGAATTCGATCTAAACCCTTTTCGTGATGTTCTATTTTTCGCCAATCTTCAAAATAATAATCGTGCAGCAAAGCTCCTCTTGCTGTCGAAGTACTGTCTAAATGTAATTTTTTTGTAATCACGTAAGCGTAATACGCGACACGCACACAATGAGCAAATCGTCCTAATTCATTGCCATGATGACGTTGATTTTTAAGTGTTTGAAATTTTGAGCTGTTAATAATATCAGCAGTTAACGAATAAAATTGATGAAAATATTTCTTTTCCTGTATTATTTCCATGTTCTTCTATGTTCACCTATCCTTTTTTATTTTCAACACTACTCTATATATAATGCATCTTTCTGAATATTAAATTAAAATTATTATAAAAAAAGCAAGTCCAATGGACTTGCTGTACTTTCAAATGGTGGAGATGAGGGGATTCGAACCCCTGACCTCGTAAATGCGAATCACGCGCTCTCCCAACTGAGCTACACCCCCATTACTGGTTCTGACTGGCGGAGAAGGTGGGATTCGAACCCACGTGCCCAAAAATGGACAACCGCATTTCGAGTGCGGCTCGTTATGACCTCTTCGATACTTCTCCAAAAGATTACGATTAATATTCTACCATTGATCAATGATATGTCAAGTTCTATCTGATTAATATTTTTCTAATTTTGATTTATTCTTTAAGAATTTTTATTATAATAATTAAATTAACGGTAATCAAAGGAGGCATTATGACAACCACACAACAAATTGGAATCATTGGAGCGGGGAATATGGCAACAGCTATTACCCACGGTATTATTAAAAATCAATATGCTTTGTCATCATCCGTTCATGTATTTGATCCCGATCAAACAAAATTAACTCGTATAAAGGATGAACTGCGTGTCATTGCAGAAAAAGATAATATTGCCCTCACCCAACATTCAGACTTAATTATTCTCGCTGTTAAGCCAAATATTTATCCCTCAGTAATCGCTGAAATTCGCGATTACGTTACTGACTCAAAAACAATTGTAACCATTGCCGCCGGACAAAAAATCTCAAAAATAGAAGAACTTTTTGGAAAACCAATTGCTATGGTGCGTGTCATGCCTAATACACCTGCTTTAGTTGGTGCAGGCATGTCAGCCTTAACACCTAATACACTTATTTCTAAAGAAAAAAAAGAAGAAGTCCTTCAACTATTTAACTGTCTGGGAAAAGCAGAATTTGTACCTGAAAAAATGATGGACGCTGTGACAGGACTTTCAGGTTCTTCTCCTGCTTTTGTTTTTATGTTCATTGAAGCTTTATCTGATGCAGCAGTACAAGGTGGAATGCCTCGTCAACAAGCTTATACTTTTGCTGCGCAAACCGTTTTGGGTTCCGCAAAGCTTCTTTTAGAATCAGAAAAACATCCAGGTGTTTTAAAAGATATGGTCACTTCTCCTTCCGGGACCACAATTGAGGGCGTTTTATCCCTTGAAAAAAATGGTTTTCGCGGCATTGTTGCGCAAGCTTTACAAGCCACCATCCAAAAATCAATTGATATGTCAAAAGAGGCATAATATCAAAAGAGGCTGTTTTTTTTGGGAAAACAGCCTCTTATTTCATACATTAAATTTGAAAAATGTCACGTCCCCGTCTTTCATGACATAATCTTTTCCTTCTGTCCGAGTTAATCCCTGTTCTCTCGCTCGTGCTTCGCTGCCAGACGCGATTAAATCCTCATAACTGGTAATTTCTGCTTTAATAAATCCCCGTTCCATATCAGTATGAACTTTTCCAGCAGCCTGCGGTGCTTTTGTTCCCTTTTTAATAGTCCAAGCACGGCATTCGTCCGGACCAGCTGTTAAAAAAGAAATCAAGCCCAACAACCGATATGCTACTGATATAACACGATCTAAGCCTGAAGTCTTCATTCCCAAAGCGTCAAGGAATTCTTTCTTTTCATTGTCTTCCAGTCCGGAAATTTCTTCTTCAATTTTTGCTGAAATTTTCACAACTTCAGACGGCGCTACATAGTCTCTAAGACGCTTAACGTAGTCATTATCTTCAGATAATTCATCTTCTGAAACATTTGCAATATAAAAAATAGGCTTTGTACAAATCATTTGCAAACTAGAAACCCAATCCCATTCTTCTTTCGAATAATCATCAGGATTTGGCTTTTTTTGAGCTTCCAATGAAGCCTTAACACGTTGTAAAACTTCAAGCTGTTTTTTTGCTTCTTTAGAACCCTTTGCTGCACGCTGTGTTTTGTCAATTCTCCGATCAATCATTTCTAAATCAGCAAATATCAATTCTAAGTTGATGGTTTCCACATCATCAATGGGATCAATTTTCCCTGATACATGAACGACATTATCATCATCGAAACATCTGACAACATGAGCTACGGCATCAACTTCCCGAATATTCGCAAGAAATTTATTTCCAAGTCCTTCACCTCTGCTTGCACCTTTAACCAATCCTGCGATATCTACAAATTCAATCGTTGTCGGAACGATCTTTTTTGTATGATACATTTCTCCCAATACATCCAACCGTGGATCTGGGACTGAAACCATTCCAACATTTGGATCTATTGTACAAAATGGATAGTTAGCTGATTCCGCACCCGCTTTTGTAATGGCATTAAAAATCGTGCTTTTCCCAACATTAGGCAAACCAATGATTCCTATTTGCATCCTGAATTCCTTTCTAAACTTCTCTTATTTTTCCTGTTTCGATGGTCTAAGATCGTCTTGCCAAAGGCGTTCTAAATTATAAAATTCGCGTTCTTCTTCATGGAAAACATGAATAATAACATCATAGTAGTCAAGCAAGACCCAGCGGCATTCCTGATCTCCTTCAACACTTTTCGGTTCAATTCCCATCTGAGAAGCGCTATCTTGAATATTCTGACTGATAGCGTGGACTTGTCTGACACTGTTGCCACTGGTAATAACAATAAAATCTGCCAGAGAAGACTTCCCTCTGACATCGATGATTTTTGTATTAATTCCTAAACGATCATCAATCCATTTTTGACATAATTTCACAAAATCCGCTGGATCGATATCAAAAATCTTATTATTATTCATACTTTTAACGGTCCTTTTCCAATTGGTACTTATCTTCAATAATAATATAATTGCGTGCTTCAATCGTCTTGGGATGAAGCAGTCCGCCAATACTAATCACATATGAAATGGTGTTGTCAAATGCTTCTTTACATGCAGTGTTAATATCTTTTTCAAAACAGTCCCGTCGCAAACGTTCTACGCCAGGATAATCACGGCCTGGTTCAATAAAATCAGATAAATAAATGATTTTATCTAAAAGGCTCATATCACTTTTCCCTGTCGTATGACAGGCAATTGCAGACAGCACCTCAGGATCATGGACATGATACGTTTTCTTAGCTATTGCAGCTCCTACCGGTCCATGCAAAAGTTGAGGTTCTAACAACATAATCGGATCTAATGCAATCTTCTCATTTTTGGCAACTTGAAGCATTTCCTGATTAGAAAAATTTTTTGCACAATCATGTAATAAAGCCGCCAATTTAGCTTGTTTAACATCCACATCGTATTTTTGAGCTAATTTTGAAGCCATTTTAACGACACCTAAAGTATGATTGAATCGATGCGGTTTTAAATGCTTTTTTAACTCTGATTTTATCTGTTCAAACTGATTTTCATTTTTCATTTATTATCATTCCTGATTACAAATTAACGATACAAATGCTTATCCTGAATATAAGCATTTACCTCATCTGGAATCAAATAGCGGACCGATTTTCCGGCTTTGATTCTTTTTCTAATGTCTGTTGAAGTAATATCCATCCCAGATAGCATCATAAGATATATCCGTGCTTGATAACGATGTTTAAGCCTCGCTATCGTCCATCGCAACTTTGCATTTGGATAACCTGGTCTTTCAGCCACTATAAATGCAGTTTGACGAAAAACCTCATCAATTTTTCGCCATTTTGTGATGCTAAAAATAATGTCTGCTCCTGCAATAAAATACAGTTCTTTATCAGGGTAACTTTCTTTTACTTTTCGAATCGTGTCTATTGTATAGGTTTTTCCAACACGGTTAATCTCAATTGGAGAAACCTCAAAATAGGGATTAGACTTTGTTGCCAGACAAACCATTTCATAACGACTTTTTCGTTCAGATATATCGTTTCTCTGCTTTTCTTTGTATTTAAAAGGATTCATTCCCGTCGGAATAAAAATTACACGTTCCATATCAAATTGAACCCTAGCCGACTCTGCTAAATGTAAATGGCCAATATGAATAGGATTAAAACTTCCGCCGAAAATTCCAATTTTCCCACCCATAATATTTATTTTTTCTTCGTTGGCAATTCAATGCGAATATGCTGTAGATTTCTTTTAAACAAAACAAATGTATTTCCCATAACGTTGACGACATCAGCCTTTAATTCTGCTGCAAGATGTTCTGCAGCTGTCCTTGCATCGACAGGCGCATTTTGCTGGACTTTGCCTTTTACCAATTCTCGCGCTACAATTGCTTTGTGTGCTTGATTCGTAATTTCCCTATCTATTCCAGATTTTCCAATATATACAATAGGGTTTTCCGAAACTGCTAATTTTCTTAAATAACTTCTTTGTTTACTCGTTAACATATCTTGCTCTGCGACTATTTAAAATATTCAAACTCTATTCCTTCAATGGACACAATATCTTCGTCCTGGATCCCTTTTTCTTCTAACGCTTTAAAAACACCGGCTTCTTTCAGTCTTCTCTGGAAATAACGCGTGGAAATCAAATCATCAAAATTAACTGAATGAATAAGTTGATCGAAATCTCCCTTTACAACGTATACATTATCTGATCCCCTTTGCTGTTTTTCAATTGAGAATTTTGGTGCTGATGACTTTAAAGTATAGATCCGATCGACATCAATATCATTTTTCTCTTCACTAACAATGGGTTTTTGATCGGGAATTTCTTTCAACATTTTTATTGTGTAGCCAAGCAGCTGATCAATCCCGTTATTAGTTACAGAAGAAATTGTAAAAACGGGATATTGGCGTGCTTTGAGTTCTTCCGCAACTTTATTAACTGTTTCGAGGTCAGATAAATCAGATTTTGAAAGCACAACAATTTGAGGTTTATTTAACATTTTGGGATTATAGGCCTTCAATTCTGCATTAATTTTATCAAAACAGTCAAGAGGTTTTTCTCCCATTACAGCCGTCTGAGAAACATCAAGAAAATGTAAAAAAAGTTTTGTCCTTTCGAGATGCCGTAAAAACTGCAGTCCAAGCCCAACACCCTCACTGGCACCTTCAATGATGCCAGGCACATCTTCGATAACAAAAGATTCAAAATTCTTCCACTCTACAACTCCAAGATTCGGTTCAATTGTTGTAAAAGGATAATTGCCAATTTTTGGCGTTGCTTTTGTTACTACAGAGAGAAAAGTAGATTTGCCTACATTGGGGAATCCAAGCAGTCCAACATCTGCAATTAATTTTAATTCAAGAATAAGTGTACGTTCTTCACCTTTCGAACCGCCTTGGGCAAAACGCGGCGATTGACGTGTAGAAGTCGTAAAATTGTAATTTCCTAATCCTCCGCGCCCCCCCCTCGCAGCAATAATTTTTTGACCGTCATTGCATAAATCGGCTAAAATTTCTCCGGTTGTACGATCTTTCACAAGCGTTCCAACTGGAACTCTAACGATAATATCTTCACCGTTTTTTCCTGAACGTTTATTAGAGATCCCGTCTCCGCCATCTGTTGCCTGATATTTTTTCTTATACTTAAATGGCGCAAGTGTTCGCATACTGTGGGTTGCTTGGATGATTACCGAGCCACCTTGACCACCATTTCCACCGTCAGGGCCGCCCTTTGGAATATACTTTGCACGGTGAAAAGTCATTCCTCCGTGACCGCCACGTCCACCTTTTACGTAAATTTGAACTTGATCGATCATAAAGACTCCTCAAATCATAACTATTTCTACTTAATTTCCGTGAAAATGAAGAAAAGCTGCCGCAGGACGGCTGCGACAGCTCTTGGTTTTCTCATTATTCAGCTAAACTGCTTGGATAAACAGAGCACTGTTTTTTGTTGCGCCCTAAACGTTCAAATGCAACGACGCCATCAATTGTAGCAAAAAGTGTATCGTCGCCGCCCTTTCCAACATTCTTTCCTGGATGGATTTTAGTTCCGCGTTGACGAACTAAAATATTGCCAGCCAAGACGTGAGCGCCATCACCCTTTTTTACACCCAAACGTTTTGATTCAGAATCACGGCCGTTCTTTGAACTCCCGACACCTTTTTTATGAGCAAAAAGCTGTAAATCCATTTTCAACATGACTATTACCTCCAATTTTTCAGTCAATGGTTCTTTTGTCTTTAACTTCAACTACCTTTACAAAATCACCATATGTATCTTCAATAAGCCGAATATTTAAAAGATATGTCTGCAGTAAAACATTTAGTCCATTTCTTTTTTTAACATCTTCTTCTTTTTCAAGAAGCGGGACATCAATTCTTGTTACACCTGCGCTGTGTTCTTCTAATATATCTTTTTCCTGATAATGCAAGACTTCTGTCATTCCATTAATCAAAGCAATTGTCAATGCAGAAATTCCAGCGCAAACAATATCTTTTCCGCTATCTTCATATCCGCTATGTCCGGTCACATCAATATGAGTAACCGAATCTTCGTGATAGCGAATCCGGACACAAATCATTTATTTTTCGATTTTTGTAATCTTAACTTTCATGAAAGGCTGACGATGGCCCTGTTTACGACGATAATCTTTCTTAGGTTTGTACTTGTAAACAATGACCTTAGGACTCTTGCATAATTCAAGCACCTGTCCTTTAACCGTTGCACCTTCAACAGTCGGTGTCCCAATAGCGATATCTGCGCCTTCACCAACAGCTAAGACATCATCAAATGTGACTTCATCATTTTCAGAAAGTCCTTTGATCTTTTCGATTTCAATGACATCATCTTGAGCAACACGATATTGCTTTCCACCAGTTTTAATAATTGCGTACATAAAAAATTCCTCCTCATGCCAGTCTCGCCACTATAGGTACAATTCGTTTAAACCATAAGTGAGCGGCTTCATAACGTGAATAAGATATCACACCTACACTTTTGCGTCAAGGTTTTTGCTCAATTTTTGAGATATTTGCTTTGAAAATCAAAACATTCTTCAGCCACTTTTCCTGAGAGCACTAATAAACAAATCAAATTGGGTATCGCCATTAAACCATTCATTGTATCCGATACATTCCACACTGTTTGAAGAGCGGTTGTTGCCCCCACATACGTAATAAGTGAATAAATGATGCGATAAATTTTTGTTGCAATTGGATGGTCGATTAAATATTCAAAAGATTTTTCACCGTAGTATTCCCAACCTAATATAGTAGAAAAAGCAAAAAGCGCAATTCCAATGGTGACAATTAATGTGCCAGCCTGTCCCAGCGCGCTTGAAAAAGCAGCAATGGTTAAGCGAACCCCTGTAACTGGATTGCCCTGTGCATCTACACTGCCAAGAGCGCCGGATGACGCAATCACCAACCCTGTGACAGAACAAATAATGATCGTGTCAAAGAAAGTACCTGTCATATTAATATATCCCTGACGTGACGGATGGTCCGTTTTAGCGGCAGCTGCAGCAATTGGGGCTGACCCTAAGCCAGCTTCATTTGAAAAGACACCTCTTGCTACACCGTAGCGGAGTGCCTGAGTAATAATCATGCCGCCTGCCCCTCCAGCTACTGCTTTAGTTGAAAACGCCATGCGGAATATGGTGCTTATGCCAGGAATCAGATTGCCATGATTAATAATAATCACAACTACACCTGAAACGAAATAAAAAATTCCCATAATAGGAACAACTGTTCCGCAAACGCGGCCAATGCTTTGGATGCCGCCAACCAAAACAATAAAGACGAGCACTAAAATCACTAAGCCCGTAATCCAATGTGAGACTTTAAAAGTGCTCAACAAAGCGTCAGAAATAGAGTTTGCCTGTGTCATATTGCCAATTCCGAAAGAAGCCAATGAAGCAAAAAAAGCAAACAATACAGCTAATATTTTCCCAATTTGTTTTTGCGGGAACCCTTGTTCAAGTGCATACATCGGACCGCCAGCCATTTCTCCATTGGGCTTTCTGACACGGTAGCGAACTGCCAGTACAGACTCGCTGTATTTCGTTGATAAGCCAAAAATGGCCGCAATCCACATCCAGACTAAAGCTCCTGGGCCCCCAAGGACCATTGCTGTTGCAACACCAACAATGTTGCCCGTGCCAATTGTCGCAGCCAAGGCTGTCATAAGAGATTGAAAAGGCGTAATGTCTCCATTTGAATCATCCAAATATTTGGGTTTTGAAAAAACCAATTTAAGAGCATAACCCAAATTACGCCATGGTAAAAACTTTAATCGCACGGTTAAAAACACACCTGTTCCGACCAGCAAAACCAGCATCGCCGGACCCCACACAAAATTATTAACCGTCGAGATCAGCGCATCAAATTTCAATAATTATTCCTTCTTTCCTAGACAGTGTATTTTTTTATTTTATCATAAGCAAAAATCTCTGTCATTTGAAATTCAACAAATAACTCGGTTTATTTCTATTAATATTTATGATATATTGAACTCGAATTATTATCCTGAGGAGGAAATACAATGCACTGCAAAATGACTCATCAAATGATTCGTGTATTTGACTTAGACCGCTCAATTCAATTTTACAAAGATGCTCTGGGCATGCATGAAACGCGTAGAAAAGACGTTCCAAAAGGAAAATTTACGCTCGTCTATCTCGGAGATGGTGAAAGTGATTTTGAACTGGAATTGACTTATAATTATAACCCTGCATCGCCCTATACTTTGGGAAATGGATATGGACATCTCGCTGTCTACGTAGACGATTTAGAAAAAGCGCATGAAGAACATCAGGCCAAAGGATACTGTGTAGGACCTTTAAAGGGATTATCTGATGACGGCAAAAAAAATTATTATTTTCTCACAGATCCA
This genomic window contains:
- the nusB gene encoding transcription antitermination factor NusB; this translates as MNKQKRKFERELAYRAIFQIGFEADDMSQIKDKVLATLNNGAGFEQLENSEEGIISSDKYGYARLLVETVINHLQSIDREIGKYLKKDWRFDRIPNAEIAVMRIGAAEMMYLDLPIEVAVNEAVEIAKKYCDEKSYRYINGILNNLGKNLQQIQE
- a CDS encoding Asp23/Gls24 family envelope stress response protein → MEENMNMASNDVSNEMICSIASMAALGIDGIEKMFMRLSDEILDAIYPSAVSKGVKVIEKEEGYQIDLHVITSLGIKIPEVCEEVQKKVKESVEIMAGKPVSQVNILVKGCGKY
- the efp gene encoding elongation factor P, with the protein product MISAGEFKKGITFVMDGQVYVVVEFQHVKPGKGAAFVRTKIRNVITGAVTETTFSPNEKFERAHIDTKEMQYLYADGDLYYFMDLETYEQIPIEYEKVKDALQYLKENDNATIRFFKGEPFEVKAPNFVTLKVTQTEPGFKGDTATGANKPCTVETGAQITVPLFVNEGDTIRVDTRTGEYMERV
- the prmC gene encoding peptide chain release factor N(5)-glutamine methyltransferase, with protein sequence MKQETFQSVLTWGTYYLKQHGISNPRFEAELLLSNVLGIDRVQLLVKSEHIVTASQKSRFVRFIEQRSQHKPYAQIVGHKEFMGLDFLVTPDVLIPRPDTENIVEEVLSIMQNMPQKKINILDLCCGSGAIGIALAKYEKKAVVTGSDLSEKAINIAKQNAKRNKVNITFLQSDLFQNISDRFDIIVTNPPYIPTQMIKELSEDVKDYEPRLALDGGESGLCFYKKIFNNASKYLQNEGYLICECGWDQVEDITDIAECNSFNVLRIIHDLANLNRGLVCKSINPN
- the rpmE gene encoding 50S ribosomal protein L31, with protein sequence MKEGIHPKYGKAIVKCACGNTFETGSTKPELRVEICSACHPFYTGKQKLVDSGGRVERFKKKYAKVLNSEEK
- a CDS encoding phosphohydrolase encodes the protein MEIIQEKKYFHQFYSLTADIINSSKFQTLKNQRHHGNELGRFAHCVRVAYYAYVITKKLHLDSTSTARGALLHDYYFEDWRKIEHHEKGLDRIRNMHAVAHPKRALKNAEADYHLNKKEENMILRHMFPVTITPPRYAESWIVSLVDKGVAAYEFAQSFRRTQFHHASQAMNNV
- the proC gene encoding pyrroline-5-carboxylate reductase, which translates into the protein MTTTQQIGIIGAGNMATAITHGIIKNQYALSSSVHVFDPDQTKLTRIKDELRVIAEKDNIALTQHSDLIILAVKPNIYPSVIAEIRDYVTDSKTIVTIAAGQKISKIEELFGKPIAMVRVMPNTPALVGAGMSALTPNTLISKEKKEEVLQLFNCLGKAEFVPEKMMDAVTGLSGSSPAFVFMFIEALSDAAVQGGMPRQQAYTFAAQTVLGSAKLLLESEKHPGVLKDMVTSPSGTTIEGVLSLEKNGFRGIVAQALQATIQKSIDMSKEA
- the ychF gene encoding redox-regulated ATPase YchF, which gives rise to MQIGIIGLPNVGKSTIFNAITKAGAESANYPFCTIDPNVGMVSVPDPRLDVLGEMYHTKKIVPTTIEFVDIAGLVKGASRGEGLGNKFLANIREVDAVAHVVRCFDDDNVVHVSGKIDPIDDVETINLELIFADLEMIDRRIDKTQRAAKGSKEAKKQLEVLQRVKASLEAQKKPNPDDYSKEEWDWVSSLQMICTKPIFYIANVSEDELSEDNDYVKRLRDYVAPSEVVKISAKIEEEISGLEDNEKKEFLDALGMKTSGLDRVISVAYRLLGLISFLTAGPDECRAWTIKKGTKAPQAAGKVHTDMERGFIKAEITSYEDLIASGSEARAREQGLTRTEGKDYVMKDGDVTFFKFNV
- the rsfS gene encoding ribosome silencing factor, coding for MNNNKIFDIDPADFVKLCQKWIDDRLGINTKIIDVRGKSSLADFIVITSGNSVRQVHAISQNIQDSASQMGIEPKSVEGDQECRWVLLDYYDVIIHVFHEEEREFYNLERLWQDDLRPSKQEK
- the yqeK gene encoding bis(5'-nucleosyl)-tetraphosphatase (symmetrical) YqeK, which translates into the protein MKNENQFEQIKSELKKHLKPHRFNHTLGVVKMASKLAQKYDVDVKQAKLAALLHDCAKNFSNQEMLQVAKNEKIALDPIMLLEPQLLHGPVGAAIAKKTYHVHDPEVLSAIACHTTGKSDMSLLDKIIYLSDFIEPGRDYPGVERLRRDCFEKDINTACKEAFDNTISYVISIGGLLHPKTIEARNYIIIEDKYQLEKDR
- the nadD gene encoding nicotinate-nucleotide adenylyltransferase, producing MGGKIGIFGGSFNPIHIGHLHLAESARVQFDMERVIFIPTGMNPFKYKEKQRNDISERKSRYEMVCLATKSNPYFEVSPIEINRVGKTYTIDTIRKVKESYPDKELYFIAGADIIFSITKWRKIDEVFRQTAFIVAERPGYPNAKLRWTIARLKHRYQARIYLMMLSGMDITSTDIRKRIKAGKSVRYLIPDEVNAYIQDKHLYR
- a CDS encoding YhbY family RNA-binding protein, giving the protein MLTSKQRSYLRKLAVSENPIVYIGKSGIDREITNQAHKAIVARELVKGKVQQNAPVDARTAAEHLAAELKADVVNVMGNTFVLFKRNLQHIRIELPTKKK
- the obgE gene encoding GTPase ObgE, giving the protein MIDQVQIYVKGGRGGHGGMTFHRAKYIPKGGPDGGNGGQGGSVIIQATHSMRTLAPFKYKKKYQATDGGDGISNKRSGKNGEDIIVRVPVGTLVKDRTTGEILADLCNDGQKIIAARGGRGGLGNYNFTTSTRQSPRFAQGGSKGEERTLILELKLIADVGLLGFPNVGKSTFLSVVTKATPKIGNYPFTTIEPNLGVVEWKNFESFVIEDVPGIIEGASEGVGLGLQFLRHLERTKLFLHFLDVSQTAVMGEKPLDCFDKINAELKAYNPKMLNKPQIVVLSKSDLSDLETVNKVAEELKARQYPVFTISSVTNNGIDQLLGYTIKMLKEIPDQKPIVSEEKNDIDVDRIYTLKSSAPKFSIEKQQRGSDNVYVVKGDFDQLIHSVNFDDLISTRYFQRRLKEAGVFKALEEKGIQDEDIVSIEGIEFEYFK